A window of the Diabrotica undecimpunctata isolate CICGRU chromosome 1, icDiaUnde3, whole genome shotgun sequence genome harbors these coding sequences:
- the LOC140431467 gene encoding uncharacterized protein, with translation MTSKRSTRNSKLTKTKNYNTLILNDVLCPICRSILVEPVTLPCNHVFCLFCFENTMENANLVCPLCRLRIGSWLRKVKKENKLINEDLWKAIKDKFPQHVKNKSNGVDENLEEEHRDVIVAYPGEIRKEYEIQKQKEDDELRKQREADLKASEELIRKLKEEEDYQKAVMEEKLKFDEEIAKKLAENLASQQASTSKSKVASKKLGPMDSFVKKDTEPNQNTSNNFFNKEYTARILCLGNQNESTSKNAKNFSPKIQKKIQQIQKLVDLDMLSDASDCIESELRYFKPIEYKLNPPSHKKPPLKITPKKLNMDTEAKVLSPSGAINFNSNSLESAFARFSVQLPNTPSSTETSSTPLQNKSPILKRTISHDDVDASTSGKKPKLEESVSKVRNSTHTKTVTPKVQLNLFPSARKKLFNIQDSPNNVESPPFCGFEKEKNKKSNLQKRNLFPQKRNGMLIDEQSLAERLKREQEKSDLEYAKRLQEALDEGRCMRSSRSNGISKRQSTLDEMIKSPYRIKSNTS, from the exons ATGACTTCTAAACGGAGTACAAGAAATTCTAAATTAACAAAAACGAAAAACTACAACACATTAATACTAAATGATGTTCTTTGTCCGATATGTAGAAGTATTTTAGTGGAACCAGTAACTCTTCCTTGTAATCatgttttctgtttattttgttttgagAATACCATGGAAAATGCTAACTTAGTATGCCCTTTGTGTAGATTGAGGATAGGATCTTGGCTGAGGAAAGTTAAAAAGGAGAATAAGCTTATAAATGAGGATTTATGGAAAGCTATTAAAGACAAATTTCCGCAACATGTTAAAAACAAGTCAAATGGAGTTGATGAAAACCTGGAAGAAG AACATCGTGACGTAATAGTTGCTTACCCTGGAGAAATAAGGaaagaatatgaaatacaaaAACAGAAAGAAGATGATGAATTAAGGAAGCAACGGGAAGCTGACCTAAAAGCTAGTGAAGAATTAATAAGGAAACTcaaggaagaagaagattatcaGAAGGCTGTAatggaagaaaaattaaaatttgatgaaGAAATCGCTAAAAAATTAGCTGAAAATTTAGCATCTCAACAAGCTTCTACCTCAAAATCTAAAGTTGCCTCTAAAAAATTGGGTCCTATGGACAGTTTTGTAAAGAAAGACACTGAACCAAATCAAAATACTTCTAATAATTTCTTTAACAAAGAATACACTGCtagaattttgtgtttaggaaatCAAAACGAATCAACTTctaaaaatgctaaaaatttttCACCGAAAATCCAAAAGAAAATTCAGCAAATTCAAAAACTGGTTGACTTAGATATGCTTAGTGATGCTAGTGACTGCATAGAATCTGAATTGAGATATTTTAAACCAATAGAATATAAGCTCAACCCTCCATCTCACAAAAAACCACCTCTGAAAATCACGCCTAAGAAACTTAATATGGATACAGAAGCTAAAGTACT ctCGCCAAGTGGTGCCATCAATTTTAATTCAAATAGTTTGGAATCTGCTTTCGCTAGATTTTCAGTACAGTTGCCAAATACCCCTAGTTCAACTGAAACTTCATCGACGCCATTACAAAATAAATCACCGATACTAAAACGCACAATATCTCACGATGATGTGGATGCGAGCACTTCAGGAAAGAAACCCAAATTGGAAGAATCAGTCTCGAAAGTTCGAAACTCAACACACACAAAAACTGTTACTCCCAAAGTGCAACTGAATTTGTTTCCTTCTGCGCGAAAGAAGCTATTTAATATTCAAGATTCGCCTAACAATGTCGAAAGTCCCCCGTTTTGTGgttttgaaaaagaaaaaaacaaaaaatcgaaTCTACAGAAAAGGAATTTGTTTCCACAGAAACGAAATGGTATGTTAATAGACGAACAATCACTGGCTGAAAGGCTAAAAAGAGAACAGGAAAAGTCCGATTTGGAATATGCGAAAAGGCTTCAAGAAGCACTTGACGAGGGTCGCTGTATGAGGAGTTCTCGAAGTAATGGCATCTCAAAAAGACAAAGTACTTTGGATGAAATGATCAAAAGTCCAtatagaataaaatcaaatacttcataa